In Chryseobacterium shigense, the following proteins share a genomic window:
- a CDS encoding glycoside hydrolase family 10 protein has protein sequence MKMNIIKLTFLAGAFASYTSCSVQNNTVKAAPTKNESKPNSNIIKPKNPVTTVKPATPVPPADDNFRTVLPEVKREFRGAWIASVANINWPSRNNLTVDQQKAEAISMLDMLKDNNFNAAIFQIRPSADALYTSSIEPWSSFLTGQTGTAPYPNYDPLQFWIEEAHKRGLELHVWLNPYRAHHTNGGAVNSLSMVNKLSDIVVKLKNGMYWFDPANPKTQGHVSNVVKDIVKRYDIDAIHFDDYFYPYAAYNRGADFPDNTTWNDYLRNGGTLSRADWRRDNVNKFVERIYKEIHAEKDYVKFGISPFGIWKPGYPEGIVGSSQYDELYADAKLWLNKGWVDYFSPQLYWPIDAKGQGFEPLLNWWKSENTKNRHLWPGLNTVEIKVSDRPAEIKNQIEISRQVLKNDAGEIHWSIAGLTKNAAMLPTLKNGPYSEKALVPKTPWIKAAPLQTPTLFTTDNGNFIQAGWSTKNIGNVFQWVLFTQYNGVWETEILTLDNLSRDIPKSKGGRKLNAVAIKAVDRLGNESDYMAKKIK, from the coding sequence ATGAAAATGAATATTATAAAGCTTACTTTTCTGGCGGGAGCCTTCGCATCATATACCAGTTGCTCCGTACAGAACAATACCGTAAAAGCAGCACCAACAAAAAATGAATCAAAGCCTAACAGCAATATCATAAAACCTAAAAATCCGGTTACTACAGTAAAACCTGCAACCCCGGTACCTCCGGCTGACGATAACTTCAGAACAGTTCTTCCGGAAGTTAAAAGGGAATTCAGAGGAGCATGGATCGCAAGTGTAGCCAATATCAACTGGCCTTCAAGAAATAATTTAACCGTTGATCAGCAGAAAGCGGAAGCAATAAGTATGCTCGATATGTTGAAAGATAATAATTTCAATGCCGCAATTTTTCAGATCAGACCTTCGGCAGATGCCCTTTACACAAGTAGTATAGAACCATGGTCATCCTTTCTGACAGGACAAACGGGAACAGCTCCTTATCCGAACTATGATCCCCTTCAGTTCTGGATTGAAGAAGCACACAAAAGAGGTCTGGAACTGCACGTATGGCTGAATCCTTACCGTGCACACCATACCAACGGAGGCGCTGTGAACAGTCTGTCTATGGTGAACAAACTTTCCGATATTGTAGTAAAACTGAAAAACGGAATGTACTGGTTCGATCCTGCCAATCCTAAAACACAGGGACATGTTTCCAATGTCGTAAAAGATATTGTGAAAAGGTATGATATTGATGCCATCCATTTTGACGACTATTTCTATCCTTACGCTGCTTATAACAGGGGAGCGGATTTTCCTGACAATACAACCTGGAATGACTATCTGAGAAACGGAGGAACATTATCCAGAGCAGACTGGAGAAGAGACAACGTCAATAAATTCGTGGAGAGAATTTATAAAGAAATTCATGCTGAAAAAGATTATGTGAAATTCGGGATCAGCCCGTTCGGAATCTGGAAGCCCGGATATCCCGAAGGAATTGTAGGCTCTTCTCAATACGACGAATTATATGCTGATGCAAAACTATGGCTGAATAAAGGCTGGGTAGATTATTTTTCACCACAGCTGTACTGGCCGATTGATGCAAAAGGGCAGGGCTTTGAGCCTTTACTGAACTGGTGGAAATCTGAAAATACAAAGAACCGCCATCTCTGGCCGGGGCTCAATACCGTTGAAATTAAAGTTTCAGACCGTCCGGCAGAAATCAAAAACCAGATCGAAATTTCCAGACAGGTCTTAAAGAATGATGCCGGAGAAATCCATTGGAGTATTGCCGGATTAACAAAAAACGCAGCGATGCTGCCTACTTTAAAGAATGGACCGTACAGCGAGAAAGCATTAGTTCCGAAAACCCCGTGGATAAAAGCAGCTCCATTGCAGACTCCAACTTTGTTTACAACGGATAACGGAAATTTTATCCAGGCCGGCTGGAGTACTAAAAATATAGGAAACGTATTCCAATGGGTACTTTTCACCCAGTACAACGGAGTTTGGGAAACCGAAATACTTACACTGGATAACCTTTCAAGAGATATTCCAAAATCCAAAGGAGGCAGAAAGCTGAATGCAGTAGCTATAAAAGCAGTCGACAGACTTGGAAATGAAAGTGACTATATGGCAAAAAAAATAAAATAA
- the typA gene encoding translational GTPase TypA — translation MQNIRNIAIIAHVDHGKTTLVDKIIHATNIFRENQESGELIMDNNDLERERGITILSKNISVTYKDTKINVIDTPGHADFGGEVERVLKMADGVILLVDAFEGPMPQTRFVLQKALELGLRPLVVINKVDKPNCRPDEVHDQVFDLFFNLEATEEQLDFPTFYGSSKQGWFNTSLEQTEDILPLLDGILQYVPAPQVTEGNLQMQITSLDFSSFLGRIAIGKVTRGELKESQWIGLAQADGKVVKGKVKELYVFEGLGKKKVTEVQAGDICAVVGFDAFQIGDSFVDLENPEPLERTAIDEPTLNMTFSINNSPFFGKDGKYVTSNHLKERLTKELEKNLALRVQQTDDANTFLVFGRGILHLSVLIETMRREGYEMTIGQPQVILREIDGEKCEPYESLVVDVPEEYASRVIDLATQRKGDLHIMETKGEMQHMEFEIPSRGLIGLRSQMLTATAGEAIMAHRFTEYKPFKGAIPGRNNGVLISKTQGPATEYSIAKLQDRGKFFVDPGEEIYAGMIIGEQNKPGDLVVNIVEAKQLNNMRASGKDKDTGVAPKILFSLEECMEYIQGDEAIEVTPNFIRMRKKLLSEEERKRVERSAKA, via the coding sequence ATGCAAAACATTAGAAATATTGCGATTATCGCACACGTTGACCACGGGAAGACGACTTTGGTTGACAAGATTATTCATGCTACAAACATTTTCAGAGAAAATCAGGAAAGTGGAGAATTAATAATGGATAACAATGATCTTGAAAGAGAAAGAGGCATCACGATCTTATCCAAAAATATTTCTGTTACCTATAAAGACACTAAAATTAATGTAATTGATACTCCCGGTCACGCCGATTTCGGTGGTGAGGTAGAAAGAGTTCTAAAAATGGCGGATGGAGTAATTCTATTGGTTGATGCATTTGAAGGACCGATGCCTCAGACAAGATTCGTACTTCAGAAAGCATTGGAATTGGGACTTAGACCATTGGTTGTTATCAATAAAGTAGATAAGCCAAACTGTCGTCCTGATGAAGTTCACGATCAGGTATTCGATTTATTCTTCAACCTTGAAGCTACCGAAGAACAGTTGGATTTTCCAACATTCTACGGATCTTCAAAACAAGGTTGGTTTAATACTTCATTAGAACAGACTGAAGATATTTTACCATTATTAGATGGAATCTTACAATATGTTCCTGCACCACAGGTAACGGAAGGTAACCTTCAGATGCAGATCACTTCGCTGGATTTCTCTTCATTCCTGGGAAGAATTGCGATCGGGAAAGTAACAAGAGGTGAACTTAAAGAATCTCAATGGATCGGTCTTGCACAGGCAGACGGAAAAGTTGTAAAAGGAAAAGTAAAAGAATTATACGTTTTTGAAGGTTTAGGAAAGAAAAAAGTAACTGAAGTACAGGCAGGAGATATCTGTGCCGTGGTAGGTTTTGATGCTTTCCAGATCGGTGATTCATTCGTAGATCTTGAAAACCCTGAACCGTTGGAAAGAACAGCAATTGATGAGCCTACGCTGAACATGACGTTCTCTATCAACAATTCACCTTTCTTCGGTAAAGACGGTAAATATGTTACTTCTAACCACCTGAAAGAAAGATTAACCAAAGAATTAGAGAAAAACCTTGCATTAAGAGTTCAGCAGACTGATGATGCCAACACTTTCCTTGTTTTTGGTAGAGGTATTCTTCACTTGTCAGTTTTAATTGAAACGATGAGAAGAGAAGGGTATGAAATGACGATTGGTCAGCCACAGGTAATCCTGAGAGAAATTGATGGTGAAAAATGTGAGCCTTACGAATCTTTGGTTGTTGACGTTCCTGAAGAATATGCTTCAAGAGTTATCGATTTGGCTACACAGAGAAAAGGTGACCTTCACATTATGGAAACTAAAGGTGAAATGCAGCATATGGAATTCGAGATTCCTTCAAGAGGTTTGATCGGGTTGCGTTCTCAGATGTTGACTGCTACTGCCGGTGAAGCTATTATGGCACACCGTTTCACAGAATATAAACCTTTCAAAGGTGCGATTCCTGGAAGAAATAACGGAGTATTGATCAGCAAAACCCAAGGTCCGGCTACAGAATATTCTATCGCTAAATTACAGGATAGAGGTAAATTCTTCGTTGATCCGGGTGAAGAAATCTACGCAGGTATGATTATCGGTGAGCAAAACAAACCTGGAGATCTTGTAGTAAACATCGTAGAAGCAAAACAGCTGAACAACATGAGAGCTTCCGGAAAAGATAAAGATACCGGTGTTGCTCCGAAAATTTTATTCTCACTGGAAGAATGTATGGAATATATTCAGGGTGATGAAGCCATTGAAGTTACTCCAAACTTCATCAGAATGAGAAAAAAACTCCTTTCCGAAGAAGAAAGAAAAAGAGTGGAAAGATCAGCAAAAGCATAA
- a CDS encoding glycosyl hydrolase family 28-related protein: MATIELNDQFTNEWTVFEEAEYKYYDHNPNTVPPLITPPPITIDDCDGIIYKNIDDKYYRRVLVDDTVNVKWFGAKGDGETDDTEAIKNAIESYHSVRFDRGRYIINSTIEIPMEFSGRSISGSGSDIWDKNSTVLTTKNSNTIFTGAEGLNTFKISNLIFDGKHNDHATTSGTIAMDFTEGGGLILDRVVVKNFSEYGLYSKRGLLRIENCYFRDNKVGAQIYSDSSISNSEFAAGDIPLRLVAGGNRLVNVWCNSGKVSCLDIEPLDTDTGHQNTSITNLYIGEVESDQTEAYAIRIRGNDIKRVQQVQISNSFFVHAAGDSLNGFVYTDKADEIILNGINVLGRGLYSTANEYTSHFVKGINSNRITIASSVINGINKNAIYQGSNCYDWEIFNNTFNNCGDHIAVNDEGANIYVAEALGRTSVIGNKFLVASGSSVPYAAYVSSIDSLNWDSNFISYPNAIIVKDPTYTSSPENNFSGSFYRNGNDFKTVNKAALTASYFDHGFVRPNKNLKHAQFFYDSNHRKPIWYDGLDSTWKDSTGAVI; encoded by the coding sequence ATGGCAACAATTGAATTAAATGACCAGTTTACCAATGAATGGACAGTTTTTGAAGAAGCTGAATATAAGTATTATGATCACAATCCGAACACTGTACCTCCTCTTATTACTCCTCCTCCGATTACCATAGATGATTGCGATGGGATTATCTACAAAAATATTGATGATAAGTATTACAGAAGAGTATTGGTTGATGACACGGTAAATGTAAAGTGGTTTGGAGCTAAGGGTGATGGTGAAACAGATGACACAGAAGCGATAAAAAACGCCATTGAATCTTACCATTCAGTAAGATTCGACCGTGGTCGATATATCATCAATTCTACTATTGAAATTCCAATGGAATTTTCAGGACGTAGCATTTCAGGAAGCGGCAGTGATATATGGGATAAAAACAGCACTGTTCTTACAACGAAAAACTCAAATACAATTTTTACAGGTGCAGAAGGACTAAATACTTTCAAAATTTCAAATCTTATTTTTGACGGGAAACATAACGATCATGCTACTACATCAGGAACTATTGCAATGGATTTTACTGAAGGGGGCGGATTGATTCTAGACAGAGTAGTGGTAAAAAATTTCTCTGAATATGGTTTATATTCCAAAAGAGGTCTATTAAGAATAGAAAACTGTTATTTCAGAGATAATAAAGTGGGTGCTCAAATATATTCGGACAGCAGTATCTCGAATTCTGAATTCGCTGCAGGAGATATTCCTTTAAGACTGGTTGCCGGAGGTAACAGATTAGTCAATGTATGGTGTAATTCCGGAAAGGTCTCATGCCTGGATATTGAACCTCTGGATACTGATACAGGTCATCAAAACACGTCTATCACTAATTTATATATTGGTGAAGTGGAAAGCGATCAAACCGAAGCGTATGCTATCCGAATCAGGGGTAATGATATTAAAAGAGTACAGCAGGTACAGATCAGCAATTCATTCTTTGTTCATGCTGCCGGTGACTCACTAAACGGATTCGTATATACAGATAAAGCTGACGAAATTATTTTGAACGGTATTAATGTTCTAGGCAGAGGCCTGTATTCAACCGCGAATGAATATACCAGTCATTTTGTTAAAGGAATTAATTCCAATAGAATTACAATTGCCTCAAGTGTAATTAATGGTATCAATAAAAATGCTATATATCAAGGGAGCAATTGTTATGATTGGGAAATATTTAACAATACCTTCAATAACTGTGGTGATCATATTGCCGTTAATGATGAGGGAGCAAATATTTACGTAGCTGAAGCATTGGGAAGAACATCCGTGATCGGCAACAAGTTTTTAGTGGCAAGCGGGAGTTCCGTTCCATACGCTGCATACGTTTCCAGCATTGACAGTTTAAACTGGGACAGCAATTTCATTTCTTATCCTAACGCCATAATTGTAAAAGACCCTACTTATACAAGTTCGCCTGAAAACAACTTTTCCGGTTCTTTTTACAGAAATGGAAATGATTTTAAAACAGTAAACAAAGCAGCTTTGACAGCCAGTTACTTTGATCATGGGTTTGTACGTCCAAACAAAAACTTAAAACATGCACAATTCTTTTATGACAGTAATCACAGAAAACCTATTTGGTATGATGGTCTGGATTCAACGTGGAAAGATAGCACAGGAGCAGTAATATAA